A single Venturia canescens isolate UGA chromosome 1, ASM1945775v1, whole genome shotgun sequence DNA region contains:
- the e gene encoding mycosubtilin synthase subunit C has product MGSLQQQSVLRGERIAWGNHALVHQMFREISSANAEKTAIIYESEDEQQHSVTYAELENSSNRIARILRKICKPRENADPIVAVSMRPSLGLPLTLLSILKSGMAYLPLDAEFPSSRVKHILQESEPLMVIIDANGDRSSYEDTPFITFEELWEEAKNEDSDVLSLDEHPEQIAIVLYTSGSTGIPKGVRLPHATLLNRLQWQWRKLPYGNDEERCIFKTALTFVDSAPEIWGPLLQGRTIVVVPRSTTKNPVKFVKVLEKHQIRRLVLVPSLLRSLLVYLGLREKADPLAHLKLWICSGESLPQSLAEQFFQRFTTGQHVLANFYGSTEVMGDVTYHLVTKMEQLENFEKVPIGRPLDNCIIYLVNKDMCPVSQGEVGELVVAGRNLAAGYIRGRDPHKFINNPHAIDPEYSTIYRTGDYARIVKGILVYEGRTDAQIKIRGHRVDLAEVERAVTAAPGVDKATVLCYKPGELSQAMIAFVTAKPETSISGLQTEDYLQSQLPPYMVPQVIVIDSIPLLVNGKTDRQTLLQQYESSSLAEREETVDCDYNGVPENQLEKAKILFPTVAAVIGKSGRSTVNVNANFYRLGGDSLNSIYTVTKLQDQGYHISITDFIAAKKMSDILDKMTVFNDSNEPEIPMEEQQYAIEQLNHSHKQQVIEIITDSFYTKADLERWLLPNLHRNDYTELMGKLWDSLVEKGFCFVIKSSENDEKILAVSLNFDARDEPEVTIDSKLTIIFEFLESLEGPIREGQLPQGKGQIFHTFMMGTNSELSSAENVIMMKIMEDECLRLAKRKNFAGIFTTNTSPLTQQLGSDIYNYEVLLDYQVNKYVAPDGTKPFGKAPDNQRALCSWKSIS; this is encoded by the exons ATGGGTTCGCTGCAGCAGCAATCGGTGCTCAGAGGCGAGAGGATCGCCTGGGGCAACCACGCTTTGGTCCACCAGATGTTTCGCGAAATCTCATCAGCCAATGCCGAGAAAACCGCGATCATTTACGAGAGCGAGGACGAGCAACAGCATTCCGTGACGTACGCGGAGCTCGAAAATTCGAGCAACAGGATCGCGcgaattttaagaaaaatttgCAAACCCCGAGAAAATGCAGATCCCATTGTGGCTGTTTCGATGAGGCCTTCTCTCGGCTTGCCGCTTACCTTACTCTCCATACTCAAATCTGGAATGGCTTATTTACCGTTGGATGCTGAATTTCCATCCTCGAGGGTGAAGCACATACTCCAAGAATCAGAACCACTCATGGTGATAATCGATGCTAATG GCGACAGATCTTCTTACGAAGACACAccattcattacgtttgaggAACTATGGGAAGAGGCTAAAAATGAAGATTCTGATGTGCTATCCCTCGACGAACATCCCGAGCAAATTGCCATTGTACTCTACACTTCCGGCAGCACAGGCATTCCGAAAG GTGTCAGATTGCCTCACGCTACTTTGTTGAACCGACTTCAATGGCAGTGGCGCAAACTTCCATACGGGAATGACGAAGAACGTTGTATTTTCAAAACCGCGCTAACTTTTGTCGATAGTGCTCCCGAAATTTGGGGACCGCTTCTTCAAGGTCGTACGATCGTTGTTGTTCCTCGTTCAACAACGAAGAATCCAGTCAAGTTTGTTAAAGTACTGGAAAAGCACCAG atTCGTCGCTTGGTTCTGGTACCGTCACTTCTCCGCTCACTGCTCGTCTACCTCGGCCTCCGA GAAAAAGCTGATCCGCTGGCTCATCTGAAGCTGTGGATATGTTCAGGGGAGTCGCTCCCACAGTCGCTCgccgaacaattttttcaacgatttacgACCGGTCAACACGTATTGGCTAATTTTTACGGGAGCACGGAGGTGATGGGGGACGTGACATACCATTTGGTGACAAAAATGGAGCAGCtggaaaatttcgagaaagtACCGATTGGACGACCGCTCGATAATTGTATAATTTATCTCGTCAACAAGGACATGTGCCCCGTGAGTCAGGGCGAGGTTGGTGAGCTGGTTGTAGCCGGACGAAATTTGGCAGCAGGTTACATACGCGGTCGAGATCCTCACAAATTCATCAACAACCCACACGCGATCGACCCAG AATACTCGACGATCTATCGAACCGGCGATTATGCGAGAATTGTCAAGGGAATTCTCGTTTATGAAGGACGAACCGATGCTCAGATCAAAATACGAGGACATCGTGTCGATCTCGCTGAAGTTGAGAGGGCAGTGACCGCTGCACCGGGTGTCGATAAAGCCACCGTTTTGTGTTACAAACCTGGCGAACTTTCTCAG GCGATGATTGCTTTCGTCACGGCGAAGCCAGAAACGTCGATTTCCGGTCTGCAGACCGAGGATTATCTTCAGAGCCAACTACCCCCGTACATGGTTCCTCAAGTTATCGTTATCGACTCGATTCCGTTGCTCGTAAATGGAAAAACTGACAGGCAAACGTTGTTGCAACAGTACGAGTCGTCGAGTCTCGCAG aAAGAGAAGAGACCGTGGATTGCGATTACAATGGTGTGCCGGAAAATCAGCttgaaaaagcaaaaattcttttccctACCGTAGCCGCGGTGATCGGAAAAAGTGGGCGTTCAACCGTGAACGTTAACGCAAACTTTTACAGACTCGGCGGTGACTCACTCAACTCCATTTACACCGTCACGAAACTACAGGACCAAGGATATCACATAAGCATCACCGATTTCATAGCCGCTAAAAAAATGTCCGATATTCTTGACAAAATGACTGTTTTCAACGACTCAAACGAACCTGAAATACCAATGGAAGAACAGCAATACGCTATCGAACAACTGAATCATTCTCACAAACAACAAGTTATAGA AATAATAACGGACAGTTTTTACACGAAAGCCGATTTGGAAAGATGGCTCCTTCCGAATCTCCATAGAAACGATTACACGGAGTTGATGGGAAAGTTGTGGGACTCATTGGTCGAGAAGGGTTTCTGTTTCGTGATAAAATCATCAGAGAACGACGAGAAAATTCTTGCGGTGTCATTGAACTTTGATGCACGGGATGAACCGGAAGTTACGATAGATTCGAAGTTGACGATAATATTTGAGTTTCTGGAGAGTCTCGAGGGCCCGATTCGCGAAGGACAATTGCCGCAAGGCAAAGGCCAGATTTTCCATACCTTCATGATGGGCACGAACAGTGAATTGAGCTCGGCTGAAAATGTTATTAtgatgaaaatcatggaggacgAGTGTCTGAGGTTGGCCAAGAGGAAAAATTTCGCCGGTATTTTTACTACGAACACGAGCCCTTTGACCCAACAGCTTGGTTCGGATATTTATAATTATGAGGTTTTGCTCGATTATCAAGTCAACAAGTACGTCGCACCCGATGGAACGAAACCTTTTGGAAAAGCACCAGATAATCAACGAGCTCTTTGCTCCTGGAAATCAATCTCTTAG
- the LOC122419121 gene encoding eukaryotic translation initiation factor 4E type 3-like isoform X3, translated as MRIESNPKSKMAALGCQESDDSSVNLSKSPVFTNETTENINDQDTSGIPLQSSWTFYLDKAVRGTTAEEYKAKLKKIYTVKTVQGFWAVYNNIPKPDELKITYSYHLMRDGRLPMWEEAVNQNGGTWRLKCYKHDTEKVWKEVVLAAIGEQFTDSIAEGDEVCGITVSIRDRDDLVQIWNVNKDLVNEATVLQKVHRLLPEIDFQAEFYKPHQSHHAYMRH; from the exons ATGAGGATCGAGTCGA ATCCGAAGTCCAAGATGGCCGCGTTGGGCTGCCAGGAAAGCGATGATAGCTCCGTCAATCTTTCAAAATCACCGGTATTTACTAACGAAACAACGGAAAACATAAACGATCAAGATACTTCAGGAATTCCTCTCCAGTCCTCGTGGACCTTTTATCTTGACAA aGCGGTTCGAGGCACAACTGCTGAAGAGTACAaagccaaattgaagaaaatttacacCGTTAAAACCGTGCAAGGCTTTTGGGCTGTTTACAACAATATACCGAAGCCGGATGAATTGAAG ATTACCTACAGTTATCATCTCATGAGGGATGGAAGACTCCCGATGTGGGAAGAGGCTGTCAACCAGAATGGCGGAACTTGGAGACTGAAATGCTACAAACATGATACA GAAAAAGTTTGGAAGGAAGTAGTTCTCGCTGCTATTGGCGAACAATTTACGGACAGCATTGCCGAAGGTGACGAGGTTTGTGGCATCACTGTATCCATCAGGGATAGGGACGATCTCGTGCAG aTATGGAACGTAAACAAAGATCTAGTCAACGAAGCTACCGTTTTACAAAAAGTGCATCGGCTCCTTCCGGAAATCGACTTTCAAGCTGAATTTTATAAAC CTCACCAGTCGCACCACGCTTATATGCGTcactga
- the LOC122419117 gene encoding trypsin-1-like isoform X1, translated as MFRLFNLFMLSMWTLNVYAIPVYYPRQPNSLGNVNAIAGDFERTNVYKDDEYRLKSVEMERLFGFWSFAECEEYARAAGQTTWIMSGFFPIPIFTECKKIVNSLTFDTGIAKANEFPHMAAIGWVLPDHTIGYYCGGSLISEKWIMTAAHCTHGPLGKPAVVLLGSNRLSDTRTGKLKWIKRSIRHPAYNPPSMYADLALLELARRVYFQPNIKPACLHVEFDKTPIKVWVTGWGSTQFDDELSDVLIKAELEVIDNVRCSLSYNSSTSVPSGVVPSMICAGDPQGGWTKDTCRGDSGGPLQSIHPNGCLYELIGVTSFGKGCGSSGLPGVYTRVSHYVEWIESVVWPEDD; from the exons ATGTTTCGGCTCTTTAATTTATTCATGTTATCAATGTGGACTTTGAACGTTTACGCAATACCGGTTTATTATCCCCGGCAGCCCAATTCGCTTGGCAATGTCAACGCTATTGCTGGTGATTTCGAACGTACTAATGTTTATAAGGATGACGAATATCGATTGAAATCCGTAGAAA TGGAACGACTTTTTGGTTTTTGGTCTTTCGCAGAATGCGAAGAATATGCCAGGGCAGCTGGGCAAACAACATGGATAATGTCGGGGTTCTTTCCAATACCGATATTTACCGAGTGCAAAAAGATCGTTAATTCGTTGACTTTCGACACCGGAATAGCGAAGGCCAATGAGTTTCCGCACATGGCAGCGATAGGTTGGGTTTTGCCCGATCATACGATAGGCTATTACTGCGGTGGTAGTCTAATTTCGGAAAAATGGATCATGACTGCTGCCCATTGCACACACGGACCGCT GGGTAAACCGGCAGTCGTTCTTCTCGGTTCTAATCGGCTGAGCGATACCAGaacaggaaaattgaagtggaTCAAAAGGTCGATCAGACATCCGGCTTACAACCCTCCAAGCATGTACGCCGATCTCGCTCTTCTGGAGTTAGCCAGAAGGGTCTATTTCCAGCCAAATATAAAACCGGCTTGTTTACACGTGGAATTTGATAAAACGCCGATAAAAGTTTGGGTCACCGGTTGGGGCAGCACACAATTTG ACGATGAGCTCAGTGACGTTTTGATAAAGGCAGAACTCGAAGTGATCGATAATGTGCGGTGCTCCTTATCGTACAATTCCTCGACTTCGGTGCCGAGTGGCGTTGTACCGAGCATGATTTGCGCCGGTGATCCTCAAGGCGGTTGGACGAAGGATACTTGCCGCGGCGATTCGGGAGGTCCCTTACAATCTATTCACCCCAACGGTTGTCTCTACGAGCTCATCGGTGTTACGAGCTTTGGAAAAGGATGTGGGAGTTCCGGTCTTCCGGGAGTTTATACCAGGGTTTCTCACTATGTCGAATGGATCGAATCTGTCGTTTGGCCCGAAGACGATTGA
- the LOC122419118 gene encoding uncharacterized protein: MRCDSFFWRRRCLFVVLLLVSTIVLIVGSKYYAQPIKMLDDYEAGFSNERYHEVLQRWYNFSGASDEWYNNKSISMFDEELLMVIRHKWIVNNATLSDSYNLKNPDILDPSMGQAREIMKALDNKNRGFFIECGAYDGETRSNTLVLERFLGWSGILIEADPINFSMMLDKKRKAYLSPTCLSIKPYPMKASFLMARNIGRIHEHDESQTEKLPNTMDVAHSGKHITVQCFPLVSYVAALGIETVDYLSLDIEGNEMEVLETIPFDRIDIRTLSVEHIHGRVGRKQMIEFMEKRGYYVYSFVERDDNLANDIIFVKKQS, from the exons ATGCGT TGTGACAGTTTTTTCTGGAGACGAAGATGCTTGTTCGTGGTGTTGTTGCTTGTTTCGACGATCGTATTAATCGTCGGTTCAAAATATTACGCTCAACCAATAAAAATGCTCGACGACTACGAGGCTGGCTTTTCGAATGAACGATACCACGAAG TTTTGCAACGATGGTACAATTTTTCTGGAGCCTCCGACGAATGGTACAACAACAAAAGTATCTCAATGTTCGACGAGGAACTGCTAATGGTAATTCGTCACAAATGGATCGTTAATAATGCAACGTTAAGCGATTCTTACAACCTTAAAAATCCGGATATACTGGATCCGTCAATGGGTCAAGCTCGAGAAATTATGAAAGCTTTGGACAATAAA AATCgtggatttttcattgaatgtgGTGCTTACGATGGTGAAACGAGAAGCAACACACTTGTCCTCGAGAGGTTTCTCGGATGGTCTGGTATCTTGATCGAGGCGGATCCAATCAACTTTTCTATGATGCTtgacaaaaaacgaaaagcgtACCTGTCGCCCACGTGTCTCAGCATCAAGCCTTACCCAATGAAG GCTTCTTTCTTGATGGCACGTAACATCGGTCGGATCCATGAGCACGATGAATCTCAAACTGAAAAATTGCCTAATACAATGGATGTAGCTCACAGTGGAAAGCACATCACGGTTCAATGCTTTCCTCTTGTTTCGTATGTGGCTGCCCTCGGTATCGAAACCGTCGATTACTTGAGTCTCGATATCGAAGGCAACGAGATGGAAGTTCTAGAAACCATACCGTTTGATCGAATCGACATACGG ACGCTATCTGTTGAACATATCCATGGAAGAGTGGGACGAAAACAGATGATTGAATTCATGGAAAAACGGGGCTACTATGTATACAGTTTCGTTGAACGCGATGACAATCTcgcgaacgatattattttcgtgaaaaaacaatcttga
- the LOC122419117 gene encoding serine protease snake-like isoform X2, producing the protein MFRLFNLFMLSMWTLNVYAIPVYYPRQPNSLGNVNAIAGDFERTNVYKDDEYRLKSVEKCEEYARAAGQTTWIMSGFFPIPIFTECKKIVNSLTFDTGIAKANEFPHMAAIGWVLPDHTIGYYCGGSLISEKWIMTAAHCTHGPLGKPAVVLLGSNRLSDTRTGKLKWIKRSIRHPAYNPPSMYADLALLELARRVYFQPNIKPACLHVEFDKTPIKVWVTGWGSTQFDDELSDVLIKAELEVIDNVRCSLSYNSSTSVPSGVVPSMICAGDPQGGWTKDTCRGDSGGPLQSIHPNGCLYELIGVTSFGKGCGSSGLPGVYTRVSHYVEWIESVVWPEDD; encoded by the exons ATGTTTCGGCTCTTTAATTTATTCATGTTATCAATGTGGACTTTGAACGTTTACGCAATACCGGTTTATTATCCCCGGCAGCCCAATTCGCTTGGCAATGTCAACGCTATTGCTGGTGATTTCGAACGTACTAATGTTTATAAGGATGACGAATATCGATTGAAATCCGTAGAAA AATGCGAAGAATATGCCAGGGCAGCTGGGCAAACAACATGGATAATGTCGGGGTTCTTTCCAATACCGATATTTACCGAGTGCAAAAAGATCGTTAATTCGTTGACTTTCGACACCGGAATAGCGAAGGCCAATGAGTTTCCGCACATGGCAGCGATAGGTTGGGTTTTGCCCGATCATACGATAGGCTATTACTGCGGTGGTAGTCTAATTTCGGAAAAATGGATCATGACTGCTGCCCATTGCACACACGGACCGCT GGGTAAACCGGCAGTCGTTCTTCTCGGTTCTAATCGGCTGAGCGATACCAGaacaggaaaattgaagtggaTCAAAAGGTCGATCAGACATCCGGCTTACAACCCTCCAAGCATGTACGCCGATCTCGCTCTTCTGGAGTTAGCCAGAAGGGTCTATTTCCAGCCAAATATAAAACCGGCTTGTTTACACGTGGAATTTGATAAAACGCCGATAAAAGTTTGGGTCACCGGTTGGGGCAGCACACAATTTG ACGATGAGCTCAGTGACGTTTTGATAAAGGCAGAACTCGAAGTGATCGATAATGTGCGGTGCTCCTTATCGTACAATTCCTCGACTTCGGTGCCGAGTGGCGTTGTACCGAGCATGATTTGCGCCGGTGATCCTCAAGGCGGTTGGACGAAGGATACTTGCCGCGGCGATTCGGGAGGTCCCTTACAATCTATTCACCCCAACGGTTGTCTCTACGAGCTCATCGGTGTTACGAGCTTTGGAAAAGGATGTGGGAGTTCCGGTCTTCCGGGAGTTTATACCAGGGTTTCTCACTATGTCGAATGGATCGAATCTGTCGTTTGGCCCGAAGACGATTGA
- the LOC122419117 gene encoding serine protease snake-like isoform X3, with amino-acid sequence MSGFFPIPIFTECKKIVNSLTFDTGIAKANEFPHMAAIGWVLPDHTIGYYCGGSLISEKWIMTAAHCTHGPLGKPAVVLLGSNRLSDTRTGKLKWIKRSIRHPAYNPPSMYADLALLELARRVYFQPNIKPACLHVEFDKTPIKVWVTGWGSTQFDDELSDVLIKAELEVIDNVRCSLSYNSSTSVPSGVVPSMICAGDPQGGWTKDTCRGDSGGPLQSIHPNGCLYELIGVTSFGKGCGSSGLPGVYTRVSHYVEWIESVVWPEDD; translated from the exons ATGTCGGGGTTCTTTCCAATACCGATATTTACCGAGTGCAAAAAGATCGTTAATTCGTTGACTTTCGACACCGGAATAGCGAAGGCCAATGAGTTTCCGCACATGGCAGCGATAGGTTGGGTTTTGCCCGATCATACGATAGGCTATTACTGCGGTGGTAGTCTAATTTCGGAAAAATGGATCATGACTGCTGCCCATTGCACACACGGACCGCT GGGTAAACCGGCAGTCGTTCTTCTCGGTTCTAATCGGCTGAGCGATACCAGaacaggaaaattgaagtggaTCAAAAGGTCGATCAGACATCCGGCTTACAACCCTCCAAGCATGTACGCCGATCTCGCTCTTCTGGAGTTAGCCAGAAGGGTCTATTTCCAGCCAAATATAAAACCGGCTTGTTTACACGTGGAATTTGATAAAACGCCGATAAAAGTTTGGGTCACCGGTTGGGGCAGCACACAATTTG ACGATGAGCTCAGTGACGTTTTGATAAAGGCAGAACTCGAAGTGATCGATAATGTGCGGTGCTCCTTATCGTACAATTCCTCGACTTCGGTGCCGAGTGGCGTTGTACCGAGCATGATTTGCGCCGGTGATCCTCAAGGCGGTTGGACGAAGGATACTTGCCGCGGCGATTCGGGAGGTCCCTTACAATCTATTCACCCCAACGGTTGTCTCTACGAGCTCATCGGTGTTACGAGCTTTGGAAAAGGATGTGGGAGTTCCGGTCTTCCGGGAGTTTATACCAGGGTTTCTCACTATGTCGAATGGATCGAATCTGTCGTTTGGCCCGAAGACGATTGA
- the LOC122419121 gene encoding eukaryotic translation initiation factor 4E type 3-like isoform X2 has product MMSTLSRDPKSKMAALGCQESDDSSVNLSKSPVFTNETTENINDQDTSGIPLQSSWTFYLDKAVRGTTAEEYKAKLKKIYTVKTVQGFWAVYNNIPKPDELKITYSYHLMRDGRLPMWEEAVNQNGGTWRLKCYKHDTEKVWKEVVLAAIGEQFTDSIAEGDEVCGITVSIRDRDDLVQIWNVNKDLVNEATVLQKVHRLLPEIDFQAEFYKPHQSHHAYMRH; this is encoded by the exons ATGATGAGCACACTGTCACGAG ATCCGAAGTCCAAGATGGCCGCGTTGGGCTGCCAGGAAAGCGATGATAGCTCCGTCAATCTTTCAAAATCACCGGTATTTACTAACGAAACAACGGAAAACATAAACGATCAAGATACTTCAGGAATTCCTCTCCAGTCCTCGTGGACCTTTTATCTTGACAA aGCGGTTCGAGGCACAACTGCTGAAGAGTACAaagccaaattgaagaaaatttacacCGTTAAAACCGTGCAAGGCTTTTGGGCTGTTTACAACAATATACCGAAGCCGGATGAATTGAAG ATTACCTACAGTTATCATCTCATGAGGGATGGAAGACTCCCGATGTGGGAAGAGGCTGTCAACCAGAATGGCGGAACTTGGAGACTGAAATGCTACAAACATGATACA GAAAAAGTTTGGAAGGAAGTAGTTCTCGCTGCTATTGGCGAACAATTTACGGACAGCATTGCCGAAGGTGACGAGGTTTGTGGCATCACTGTATCCATCAGGGATAGGGACGATCTCGTGCAG aTATGGAACGTAAACAAAGATCTAGTCAACGAAGCTACCGTTTTACAAAAAGTGCATCGGCTCCTTCCGGAAATCGACTTTCAAGCTGAATTTTATAAAC CTCACCAGTCGCACCACGCTTATATGCGTcactga
- the LOC122419121 gene encoding eukaryotic translation initiation factor 4E type 3-like isoform X1, giving the protein MSRNFVKVTWPRLLSTVFYPKSKMAALGCQESDDSSVNLSKSPVFTNETTENINDQDTSGIPLQSSWTFYLDKAVRGTTAEEYKAKLKKIYTVKTVQGFWAVYNNIPKPDELKITYSYHLMRDGRLPMWEEAVNQNGGTWRLKCYKHDTEKVWKEVVLAAIGEQFTDSIAEGDEVCGITVSIRDRDDLVQIWNVNKDLVNEATVLQKVHRLLPEIDFQAEFYKPHQSHHAYMRH; this is encoded by the exons ATGTCACGAAATTTTGTGAAAGTAACATGGCCACGGCTTCTCAGTACTGTTTTTT ATCCGAAGTCCAAGATGGCCGCGTTGGGCTGCCAGGAAAGCGATGATAGCTCCGTCAATCTTTCAAAATCACCGGTATTTACTAACGAAACAACGGAAAACATAAACGATCAAGATACTTCAGGAATTCCTCTCCAGTCCTCGTGGACCTTTTATCTTGACAA aGCGGTTCGAGGCACAACTGCTGAAGAGTACAaagccaaattgaagaaaatttacacCGTTAAAACCGTGCAAGGCTTTTGGGCTGTTTACAACAATATACCGAAGCCGGATGAATTGAAG ATTACCTACAGTTATCATCTCATGAGGGATGGAAGACTCCCGATGTGGGAAGAGGCTGTCAACCAGAATGGCGGAACTTGGAGACTGAAATGCTACAAACATGATACA GAAAAAGTTTGGAAGGAAGTAGTTCTCGCTGCTATTGGCGAACAATTTACGGACAGCATTGCCGAAGGTGACGAGGTTTGTGGCATCACTGTATCCATCAGGGATAGGGACGATCTCGTGCAG aTATGGAACGTAAACAAAGATCTAGTCAACGAAGCTACCGTTTTACAAAAAGTGCATCGGCTCCTTCCGGAAATCGACTTTCAAGCTGAATTTTATAAAC CTCACCAGTCGCACCACGCTTATATGCGTcactga